The proteins below come from a single Felis catus isolate Fca126 chromosome A1, F.catus_Fca126_mat1.0, whole genome shotgun sequence genomic window:
- the USP12 gene encoding ubiquitin carboxyl-terminal hydrolase 12 isoform X3: MQQDAHEFLNYLLNTIADILQEERKQEKQNGRLPNGNIDSENNSSPPDPTWVHEIFQGTLTNETRCLTCETISSKDEDFLDLSVDVEQNTSITHCLRGFSNTETLCSEYKYYCEECRSKQEAHKRMKVKKLPMILALHLKRFKYMDQLHRYTKLSYRVVFPLELRLFNTSGDATNPDRMYDLVAVVVHCGSGPNRGHYIAIVKSHDFWLLFDDDIVEKIDAQAIEEFYGLTSDISKNSESGYILFYQSRD, translated from the exons ATGCAACAAGATGCCCATGAATTCTTAAATTACCTACTAAATACAATTGCTGATATCTtacaagaagagagaaagcaggaaaagcaaAATGGCCGTTTACCCAACGGTAATATCGACAGCGAAAATAACAGCAGCCCACCAGACCCAACGTGGGTTCATGAGATTTTTCAGGGAACATTAACAAATGAAACCAGATGTCTTACTTGTGAAACC ATAAGCAGCAAAGATGAAGATTTTTTAGACCTTTCTGTTGACGTGGAACAAAACACATCGATCACTCACTGCTTAAG GGGTTTTAGCAACACAGAAACTCTGTGCAGTGAATACAAATATTACTGTGAAGAATGTCGCAGCAAACAGGAGGCACACAAACG GATGAAAGTTAAAAAACTGCCCATGATTCTAGCTCTGCACCTGAAGAGGTTTAAGTACATGGATCAACTTCATCGATACACAAAACTGTCTTACCGGGTAGTTTTTCCTTTAGAACTTCGTCTGTTTAACACCTCTGGCGACGCAACCAATCCTGACAGAATGTACGACCTCGTCGCCGTGGTGGTTCACTGTGGAAG tGGTCCCAATCGAGGACATTATATCGCAATAGTTAAGAGTCAtgatttttggttgttgtttgaTGACGACATTGTAGAA AAAATTGATGCACAAGCTATTGAAGAATTCTACGGGTTGACATCAGATATCTCAAAGAACTCTGAGTCTGGTTACATCCTTTTCTATCAGTCTCGGGACTGA